A region of Streptomyces sp. NBC_01788 DNA encodes the following proteins:
- a CDS encoding glutathione-independent formaldehyde dehydrogenase yields the protein MKAVVYEKPFNVTVRDVDDPQIQHPNDVIVRVTSTAICGSDLHMYEGRTAAQSGIVFGHENLGIVEETGDGVTSLSRGDRVVMPFNVACGFCKNCLAGKTGFCLTVNPGFAGGAYGYVAMGPYTGGQAERLRVPFADFNCLKLPPGEEFETDFVLLADIFPTGYHGCELAQVKPGESVAVFGAGPVGLMAAYSALLRGASKVFSVDRVPERLAKAEEIGAIPIDFTRGDPAEQIKEMTNGEGTDKGVDAVGYQAQSHKDVSHEEPAVVLNTLVMTVRPTGMLGVPGLYVPSDPGGPDEHAKHGQLLVSIGKMFEKGQQMGTGQCNVKQYNRQLRDLIIAGRAKPSFVVSHELPLADAPQAYQKFDKRIEGYTKVVLHPGHALAA from the coding sequence GTGAAAGCCGTCGTCTACGAAAAGCCCTTCAACGTCACGGTGAGGGATGTCGACGACCCCCAGATCCAGCACCCGAACGATGTGATCGTACGGGTCACGTCCACCGCGATCTGCGGGTCCGACCTGCACATGTACGAGGGCCGCACGGCCGCCCAGTCCGGCATCGTCTTCGGCCACGAGAACCTCGGCATCGTCGAGGAGACCGGGGACGGCGTGACGTCGCTGTCCCGGGGCGACCGGGTCGTGATGCCGTTCAACGTGGCCTGCGGGTTCTGCAAGAACTGTCTCGCCGGGAAGACCGGGTTCTGCCTCACGGTGAACCCCGGCTTCGCCGGAGGCGCCTACGGATACGTGGCGATGGGCCCCTACACCGGCGGCCAGGCCGAGCGGCTGAGGGTGCCGTTCGCCGACTTCAACTGCCTGAAGCTGCCGCCGGGCGAAGAGTTCGAGACGGACTTCGTCCTGCTCGCGGACATCTTCCCGACCGGCTACCACGGCTGCGAACTCGCCCAGGTGAAGCCCGGCGAGTCCGTCGCCGTCTTCGGCGCAGGACCGGTGGGCCTCATGGCCGCCTACTCGGCGCTGCTGCGCGGCGCGTCGAAGGTGTTCTCGGTCGACCGGGTGCCCGAGCGGCTCGCCAAGGCGGAGGAGATCGGGGCCATCCCCATCGACTTCACCAGGGGCGACCCTGCCGAGCAGATCAAGGAGATGACCAACGGCGAGGGCACCGACAAGGGTGTGGACGCCGTCGGCTACCAGGCCCAGTCGCACAAGGACGTCAGCCACGAGGAGCCCGCCGTCGTCCTGAACACGCTCGTCATGACGGTGCGGCCCACCGGCATGCTCGGCGTACCGGGTCTGTACGTGCCCTCCGACCCGGGCGGGCCCGACGAGCACGCCAAGCACGGCCAGCTGCTGGTCTCCATCGGCAAGATGTTCGAGAAGGGCCAGCAGATGGGCACCGGCCAGTGCAACGTCAAGCAGTACAACCGGCAGCTGCGCGATCTGATCATCGCCGGGCGCGCCAAGCCCAGCTTCGTGGTCTCCCACGAGCTGCCGCTGGCCGACGCGCCCCAGGCGTACCAGAAGTTCGACAAGCGGATCGAGGGCTACACCAAGGTGGTCCTCCACCCGGGTCACGCGCTCGCGGCCTGA
- a CDS encoding maleate cis-trans isomerase family protein: MTALGFLYPGHSAEDDYPRIEQLLGSDIRVDLVHTDIGEDVHRVDALYEMGAPERLARGVEGLRLSGAEAVVWACTSGSFVRGWEGAHEQVRELARAAGTPASSTSFAFVHAAAEVGARRVAVAATYPEDVTRLFTDFLHAGKVEVAAARSAGIVTAAEAGAWGEAEILALAREADVPEADAVLLPDTALHTVSHLPALEKQLGKPVLTANQVSVWEALRLTDRRVNAPALGALFTREPIVQA, translated from the coding sequence ATGACCGCACTCGGATTCCTCTACCCGGGCCACTCCGCAGAGGACGACTATCCGCGCATCGAGCAGCTCCTGGGCAGCGACATCCGGGTGGACCTGGTCCACACCGACATCGGCGAGGACGTCCACCGGGTGGACGCGCTGTACGAGATGGGCGCGCCCGAGCGGCTCGCCCGGGGCGTGGAGGGGCTGCGGCTGTCCGGCGCGGAGGCGGTGGTGTGGGCGTGCACCAGCGGCAGCTTCGTACGCGGCTGGGAGGGCGCGCACGAGCAGGTCCGCGAGCTGGCACGGGCGGCGGGCACGCCGGCCTCCTCGACCTCGTTCGCCTTCGTGCACGCGGCGGCCGAGGTCGGCGCCCGCCGGGTCGCGGTCGCGGCGACCTACCCCGAGGACGTCACCCGCCTGTTCACGGACTTCCTGCACGCGGGGAAGGTGGAGGTGGCCGCCGCCCGCAGCGCCGGGATCGTCACCGCCGCCGAGGCGGGCGCCTGGGGCGAGGCGGAGATCCTGGCCCTGGCGCGCGAGGCGGACGTCCCCGAGGCGGACGCGGTCCTGCTGCCCGACACCGCCCTGCACACGGTGTCCCACCTGCCCGCCCTGGAGAAGCAGCTCGGCAAGCCCGTCCTCACGGCGAACCAGGTGTCCGTCTGGGAGGCGCTGCGGCTCACCGACCGCCGCGTCAACGCCCCCGCTCTGGGTGCGCTGTTCACACGGGAGCCGATCGTCCAGGCGTGA
- a CDS encoding LLM class flavin-dependent oxidoreductase, whose protein sequence is MAGDEIKGTTHGTAPVPLSVLDLVTVGAGHTATDALRTSVALSKTAESRGYHRYWVAEHHSMPGVASSSPAVILAHLAAHTERIRLGSGGVMLPNHAPLVIAEQFGTLEAMAPGRVDLGLGRAPGTDGATAAALRRTDLDRGADDFPQQLAELIRFLDDDFPDGHPYRRIHAVPGPVQATSPGGVQSPHRPPVWLLGSSGFSARLAGTLGLPFAFAHHFSAQNTVPALDLYRDSFRPSAVLDAPYALIGVAALATEDEREARRQVLAAALNMVRLRTGRPGLVPTPEEAEAYEFSPMEREFVDSWNANVVHGTPDEVRSGLDDLQKRTGADELMITSNAHSGAVRLRSYELIADAYGLPADVSTQPGD, encoded by the coding sequence GTGGCGGGAGACGAGATCAAGGGCACCACACACGGGACCGCCCCGGTACCCCTGTCCGTACTGGACCTGGTGACCGTGGGCGCGGGCCACACCGCCACCGACGCGCTGCGCACCAGCGTCGCCCTGTCGAAGACAGCGGAGTCCCGCGGCTACCACCGCTACTGGGTCGCCGAACACCACTCGATGCCGGGCGTCGCCTCCTCCTCCCCGGCCGTGATCCTCGCCCACCTCGCCGCCCACACCGAACGCATCCGCCTCGGCTCCGGCGGCGTCATGCTGCCCAACCACGCCCCGCTCGTCATCGCGGAGCAGTTCGGCACCCTGGAGGCCATGGCCCCCGGCCGGGTCGACCTGGGCCTCGGCCGCGCCCCCGGCACGGACGGCGCCACCGCCGCCGCCCTGCGCCGCACCGACCTCGACCGGGGCGCCGACGACTTCCCCCAGCAGCTCGCCGAGCTGATCCGCTTCCTCGACGACGACTTCCCCGACGGCCACCCCTACCGCCGCATCCACGCCGTCCCCGGCCCGGTCCAGGCGACCTCCCCGGGTGGCGTGCAGTCCCCGCACCGCCCGCCGGTCTGGCTGCTCGGCTCCTCCGGCTTCAGCGCCCGCCTGGCCGGCACACTCGGCCTGCCGTTCGCCTTCGCCCACCACTTCTCCGCGCAGAACACCGTCCCCGCCCTCGACCTCTACCGCGACTCGTTCCGCCCGAGCGCGGTGCTGGACGCCCCGTACGCCCTCATCGGTGTCGCGGCCCTCGCCACCGAGGACGAGCGCGAGGCGCGTCGCCAGGTGCTGGCCGCCGCCCTGAACATGGTCCGGCTGCGCACCGGCCGCCCCGGTCTCGTGCCCACCCCCGAGGAGGCGGAGGCGTACGAGTTCAGCCCGATGGAGCGGGAGTTCGTCGACTCCTGGAACGCCAACGTGGTCCACGGCACCCCCGACGAGGTTCGCTCCGGTCTCGACGACCTGCAAAAGCGCACCGGAGCCGACGAGTTGATGATCACGAGCAACGCGCACAGCGGCGCCGTACGCCTGCGCAGCTACGAACTCATCGCGGACGCCTACGGACTGCCGGCCGACGTCAGTACCCAGCCCGGCGACTGA
- a CDS encoding putative bifunctional diguanylate cyclase/phosphodiesterase, whose translation MSGTSEGPTPAADLIRPTVTESDAARPPGTDPVAAVAAERAVAPTAPAPSGTGPAGFLPAHGLTRMAEPAPAAPRFTVLAESAPAVVDLLGSAPPPAGTVPEPESVPDSHPDADAVSEPGPDAGAERPFRSAFSAAPLAMAVVDPEGLVVSANETLGALLGTAPDELTGRPAAELVDLASDARTRHAYAEVLRGRQARLRCARRLKHPDGHRLWVQVTVAPLTPGSPGVLLSVADISARRELQARLRHLKNHDPVTRLPNRTLFFERLSAALETESYEGGGSGRIGLCSLDLDGFKAVNDTLGHRVGDRLLAAVAERLTRCADAAGHGRTSTPLVARLGGDEFALLVEDSTGTEQLAELAESVLSALQEPFEVAGRRLSVSASIGVVERRAAGSSATALMQAADTTLYWAKADGKARWTLFDPERNAHRMTRQALVSTLRAAVERGEFALEYQPLVGMEDGRLRGVEALVRWRHPEFGTLTPNRFIALAEEDGSIVPLGRWILGTACHQARRWQLDHPDEPPIFVSVNVAVRQVWDSDLVADVAEVLAETGLAPHLLQLELTESAVMGSAGRPLEALRSLNDMGVHIAIDDFGTGYSNLAYLSRLPVSALKLDGSFVRGFQHEEPEGAARRPNPADEVIVEAMIQLAHRLGLTVTAECVETSDQASRLRRIGCDTGQGWLYSRPVSPDRISELLGGRACGRG comes from the coding sequence GTGAGCGGAACGTCCGAAGGGCCGACGCCCGCGGCAGACCTCATCCGACCTACTGTCACGGAGAGTGATGCCGCGAGGCCTCCGGGTACGGACCCGGTCGCGGCGGTCGCCGCCGAGCGGGCCGTGGCCCCCACCGCGCCCGCGCCCTCCGGAACCGGTCCCGCCGGGTTCCTGCCCGCCCACGGCCTCACCCGGATGGCGGAACCGGCCCCGGCGGCCCCCCGATTCACCGTCCTGGCCGAATCCGCACCGGCCGTCGTCGACCTGCTCGGGTCCGCACCGCCGCCGGCCGGCACCGTCCCGGAACCGGAATCAGTCCCGGATTCCCACCCGGACGCCGACGCCGTCTCGGAGCCCGGCCCGGACGCCGGGGCCGAGCGTCCCTTTCGGTCCGCCTTCTCCGCGGCGCCGTTGGCGATGGCCGTCGTCGACCCCGAGGGCCTGGTCGTCAGTGCCAACGAGACCCTCGGCGCGCTCCTCGGCACCGCCCCCGACGAGCTGACCGGCCGGCCCGCCGCCGAGCTGGTGGACCTCGCCTCCGACGCGCGCACCCGCCACGCCTACGCGGAGGTGCTGCGCGGCCGGCAGGCCCGGCTGCGCTGCGCCCGCCGGCTCAAGCACCCGGACGGCCACCGGCTGTGGGTCCAGGTGACGGTCGCGCCGCTGACCCCCGGCTCCCCCGGCGTGCTGCTGTCCGTGGCGGACATCAGCGCCCGGCGCGAACTCCAGGCCCGGCTGCGGCACTTGAAGAACCACGACCCGGTGACCCGGCTGCCCAACCGCACCCTGTTCTTCGAGCGCCTGTCGGCCGCGCTGGAGACGGAGTCGTACGAGGGGGGCGGGAGCGGCCGGATCGGCCTGTGCTCCCTGGATCTCGATGGCTTCAAGGCGGTCAACGACACCCTCGGCCACCGCGTCGGCGACCGGCTGCTCGCCGCCGTGGCCGAACGGCTGACCCGGTGCGCGGACGCGGCAGGGCACGGCCGGACCAGCACGCCGCTGGTGGCCAGGCTCGGCGGCGACGAGTTCGCGCTGCTCGTCGAGGACTCGACCGGCACCGAGCAGCTCGCGGAGCTGGCGGAATCGGTGCTCTCGGCCCTCCAGGAGCCCTTCGAGGTCGCCGGCCGGCGCCTGTCGGTGTCGGCGTCCATCGGCGTGGTCGAGCGGCGCGCGGCCGGTTCGTCGGCCACCGCGCTGATGCAGGCCGCCGACACGACGCTGTACTGGGCGAAGGCCGACGGCAAGGCCCGCTGGACCCTGTTCGACCCCGAGCGCAACGCGCACCGCATGACCCGCCAGGCCCTGGTCTCCACCCTGCGCGCGGCCGTGGAGCGCGGCGAGTTCGCCCTGGAGTACCAGCCGCTGGTCGGCATGGAGGACGGGCGGCTGCGCGGGGTCGAGGCCCTCGTCCGCTGGCGGCACCCGGAGTTCGGCACGCTGACGCCGAATCGGTTCATCGCCCTGGCGGAGGAGGACGGCTCGATCGTCCCGCTGGGCCGCTGGATCCTGGGCACCGCCTGCCACCAGGCCCGCCGATGGCAGCTCGACCACCCGGACGAGCCGCCGATCTTCGTCAGCGTCAACGTGGCCGTCCGCCAGGTGTGGGACTCCGACCTGGTCGCGGACGTGGCCGAGGTGCTGGCCGAGACCGGTCTCGCGCCGCACCTGCTCCAACTGGAGCTGACCGAGTCGGCCGTGATGGGCTCGGCCGGCCGGCCGCTCGAGGCGCTGCGCTCGCTGAACGACATGGGCGTCCACATCGCCATCGACGACTTCGGCACCGGGTACTCCAACCTCGCCTACCTCAGCCGACTGCCGGTGTCGGCGCTGAAGCTGGACGGCTCCTTCGTACGCGGATTCCAGCACGAGGAGCCGGAGGGCGCCGCGAGACGGCCGAACCCCGCGGACGAGGTCATCGTGGAGGCGATGATCCAGCTCGCGCACCGGCTGGGGCTGACCGTCACCGCCGAGTGCGTGGAGACGTCCGACCAGGCGAGCAGGCTGCGCCGGATCGGCTGCGACACCGGGCAGGGGTGGCTGTACTCCCGGCCGGTGTCGCCGGACCGCATCTCCGAGCTGCTGGGCGGCCGCGCCTGCGGACGCGGTTGA
- a CDS encoding AAA domain-containing protein has translation MTAPAQDPAVGPAGLRTPFDPGAAAARATDAILRDTLHGTDRGVVVDSPPGAGKSTLVVRAALELAAAGRPLMVVAQTNAQVDDLVLRLAEKNPELPVGRLHSSDTDPYDKALDGLPNVRKSAKAADLTGLDVVLSTAAKWAHVKVDEPWRHAIVDEAYQMRSDALLAVAGLFERALFVGDPGQLDPFAIVGSEQWAGLSYDPSASAVTTLLAHNPRLPQHRLPVSWRLPASAAPLVSDAFYPYTPFRSGTSAGDRRLTFAVPSDGSGPDRVLDEAAESGWGLLELPARHTPRTDPEAVRAVAAVVRRLLERGGAAVSERSPDPAPLTADRIAVGTAHRDQAAAVRAALAELGVTDVIVDTANRLQGREFDVTVVLHPLSGRPDATAFHLETGRLCVLASRHRHACVVVCRAGVTDLLDDHPSTEPVQLGVTVKFPDGWEANHAVLAHLREHRVPWRP, from the coding sequence GTGACCGCCCCCGCCCAGGACCCCGCGGTCGGCCCCGCCGGCCTCCGGACGCCCTTCGACCCCGGGGCGGCGGCCGCCCGCGCGACGGACGCGATCCTCCGCGACACGCTGCACGGCACGGACCGCGGGGTCGTCGTCGACTCCCCGCCCGGCGCGGGGAAGTCGACCCTGGTCGTGCGCGCGGCGCTGGAGCTGGCCGCCGCCGGACGGCCGCTGATGGTGGTCGCGCAGACCAACGCCCAGGTCGACGACCTGGTGCTGCGGCTGGCGGAGAAGAACCCCGAACTGCCCGTGGGCCGGCTGCACAGCAGCGACACCGACCCGTACGACAAGGCACTCGACGGTCTGCCGAACGTACGGAAGTCGGCGAAGGCCGCCGACCTCACGGGACTCGACGTGGTCCTGTCGACCGCCGCGAAGTGGGCGCATGTGAAGGTCGACGAGCCGTGGCGGCACGCGATCGTCGACGAGGCGTACCAAATGCGCTCGGACGCCCTGCTCGCGGTGGCCGGGCTGTTCGAGCGGGCGCTGTTCGTGGGCGATCCGGGTCAGCTCGACCCGTTCGCGATCGTCGGCAGCGAGCAGTGGGCGGGCCTGTCCTACGACCCGTCGGCGTCCGCGGTGACGACGCTGCTGGCCCACAATCCGCGGCTGCCCCAGCACCGGCTGCCCGTGTCCTGGCGGCTTCCGGCGTCGGCGGCGCCGCTGGTCTCCGACGCGTTCTACCCGTACACGCCGTTCCGCAGCGGCACGTCGGCCGGGGACCGGCGGCTGACGTTCGCGGTCCCCTCGGACGGCTCCGGTCCCGACCGGGTGCTCGACGAGGCCGCCGAGTCCGGCTGGGGCCTGCTGGAGCTGCCCGCGCGGCACACTCCGCGCACCGATCCGGAGGCGGTGCGGGCGGTGGCGGCGGTCGTACGGCGGCTGCTGGAGCGGGGCGGGGCGGCCGTCTCGGAGCGGTCGCCAGACCCTGCGCCGCTGACCGCGGACCGGATCGCCGTCGGCACGGCGCACCGCGACCAGGCAGCCGCCGTGCGGGCGGCGCTGGCGGAACTGGGCGTGACGGATGTCATCGTGGACACGGCGAACCGCCTCCAGGGCCGTGAGTTCGACGTGACCGTCGTCCTGCACCCGTTGTCCGGGCGCCCGGACGCCACCGCCTTCCACCTGGAGACCGGCCGCCTGTGCGTCCTCGCCTCCCGCCACCGGCACGCCTGCGTCGTGGTCTGCCGCGCGGGTGTGACCGACCTCCTGGACGACCACCCGTCCACGGAACCGGTCCAACTGGGAGTGACGGTGAAGTTCCCGGACGGCTGGGAAGCGAACCACGCGGTACTGGCCCACCTGCGAGAACACCGGGTGCCCTGGCGGCCCTGA
- a CDS encoding bifunctional DNA primase/polymerase: MSRTGNHPFADHLDQRAGHRSDASGVTADGAAWLASAGAYPRSTLALWQERPDAPLVLACGTVFDVVNVPAIFGRRMLDRLWDEGPGSGPVAVHRGRMLLFAAAGTAHRLPSLLEWEEWGCRGRDDGRKEGIPPLLCHGNGDAVTLPALSGEALPMRPASRWLVAPDTRHPWLPGPEIMLWAAVRAARAAVRISIFPPSDQDAKVYDVSRRR, from the coding sequence ATGAGCCGCACAGGGAACCATCCCTTCGCCGACCACCTCGACCAACGGGCAGGCCACCGCTCCGACGCCTCGGGCGTCACCGCGGACGGCGCCGCCTGGCTGGCCTCGGCGGGCGCGTATCCCCGCAGCACGCTCGCCCTCTGGCAGGAGCGGCCGGACGCCCCGCTCGTACTGGCCTGCGGCACCGTCTTCGACGTGGTGAACGTGCCCGCGATCTTCGGCCGCCGGATGCTGGACCGACTGTGGGACGAGGGCCCGGGGTCGGGTCCGGTGGCCGTCCACCGGGGACGGATGCTGCTCTTCGCCGCGGCCGGCACCGCACACCGGCTGCCCTCGCTGCTGGAGTGGGAGGAGTGGGGCTGCCGCGGCCGGGACGACGGCCGCAAGGAGGGCATCCCGCCCCTGCTGTGCCACGGCAACGGCGACGCGGTGACCCTCCCGGCCCTGTCCGGCGAGGCTCTGCCCATGCGGCCCGCCTCCCGCTGGCTCGTCGCCCCGGACACCCGCCACCCCTGGCTGCCGGGCCCGGAGATCATGCTCTGGGCGGCCGTGCGGGCAGCCCGCGCGGCGGTGCGGATATCGATTTTTCCTCCCAGCGACCAGGATGCTAAGGTCTACGACGTCAGCAGGCGCCGCTAG
- a CDS encoding phosphatase PAP2 family protein, which translates to MPQTEAPARRTETAPHTRPRWWTELPLILLVYGCYSAGRLLARGDVTTAVDHGLAILRVEKLLRLNAEHPLNRLFTREPWLGIPADFWYASLHYLVTPVILVWLFRARTTHYRAARTWLMTSTFIGLIGFTLLPTCPPRLLSPDHGFVDTMAQYSSYGWWGGEASAPRGMGGMTNQYAAMPSLHVGWALWCGVMLWRHGGTRTAKAAGVAYPLLTALVVMGTANHYLLDAAAGVAVMGIGMLLAPFVMRGADRAKALLTPGATAVPEASGAAGSPIVSGGCQTSAGERIPRQREARFGPGAEPGAVPEDAGDGAQAWGLAGPSDVESLGKAR; encoded by the coding sequence ATGCCGCAGACCGAGGCACCGGCACGGCGCACCGAGACGGCCCCGCACACCCGGCCACGCTGGTGGACCGAGCTGCCGCTGATCCTGCTGGTCTACGGCTGCTACTCGGCGGGCCGGCTGCTGGCCCGCGGCGACGTCACCACGGCCGTCGACCACGGCCTGGCGATCCTGCGCGTCGAGAAGCTGCTGCGCCTCAACGCGGAGCACCCCCTCAACCGCCTGTTCACCCGTGAGCCGTGGCTGGGCATACCCGCCGACTTCTGGTACGCGTCACTGCACTACCTGGTCACCCCCGTGATCCTGGTGTGGCTGTTCAGAGCGCGCACCACTCACTACCGGGCGGCCCGCACCTGGCTGATGACGTCCACGTTCATAGGACTGATCGGCTTCACCCTGCTGCCCACCTGCCCGCCCCGCCTGCTCTCCCCGGACCACGGGTTCGTGGACACGATGGCCCAGTACAGCTCGTACGGCTGGTGGGGCGGTGAGGCCAGCGCGCCGCGGGGCATGGGTGGCATGACCAACCAGTACGCGGCCATGCCGAGCCTGCACGTGGGCTGGGCCCTGTGGTGCGGGGTGATGCTGTGGCGCCACGGCGGCACGCGCACGGCGAAGGCGGCGGGCGTCGCCTACCCGCTGCTGACCGCGCTGGTCGTGATGGGCACCGCCAACCACTACCTCCTGGACGCGGCCGCGGGCGTGGCCGTCATGGGGATCGGCATGCTGCTCGCGCCGTTCGTGATGCGGGGCGCGGACCGTGCCAAGGCACTCCTGACACCCGGCGCCACGGCCGTCCCAGAGGCCTCCGGTGCCGCGGGGTCCCCGATTGTCAGTGGTGGATGCCAGACTTCGGCGGGTGAGCGAATTCCACGGCAGCGCGAAGCACGGTTCGGTCCCGGAGCCGAACCGGGTGCCGTCCCCGAGGACGCGGGAGACGGCGCTCAAGCCTGGGGCCTTGCCGGCCCGAGCGACGTCGAGAGCTTGGGCAAGGCTCGCTGA
- a CDS encoding M6 family metalloprotease domain-containing protein, with product MPCQPPLKALGHDVRNALNLAGVHPRLRSTAAVFTTMSAVAATSILGGPSVAEPFSPAPCALRRTDAHHSEGLDTWNPAYVRPTRTLNAVLVFLSFPDSTPRTTPAELAADHFPATSRYFEQASYGRFTLRPHPLRRWIRMPRPSTAYAVHRDWNARDRTAYLRDALAAADPQVDFSRYDVVYFVADPDAPGVDSDATKVVNLDTPLVADGKEIRRVVTVFERHPPDRLVLAHETGHVFDLPDLYHRPADGKGDWDTYVGDWDLMGSQFGLSPDLFAWHKWKLGWLNPRQVTCVRGGGPTRVTLEPVEAGPAGASPPEEGPSVTAAAGPPLFGLGGGTKLVVVRTGSDSVLAIEARASIGNDVTGCRQGVLVYRVRSGAESGGGPIEVIDAHPRTGACEESSVQPALADAPIDVGESFTVPGDGVRVEVENRTASGAYTVKITTA from the coding sequence GTGCCGTGTCAGCCGCCCCTGAAGGCACTCGGCCATGACGTCCGTAACGCGCTGAACCTGGCCGGGGTACATCCCAGGCTGCGCAGTACCGCGGCCGTGTTCACCACCATGTCGGCGGTCGCCGCCACCTCGATCCTGGGCGGCCCTTCGGTCGCCGAACCGTTCTCCCCCGCGCCCTGCGCCCTGCGACGCACGGACGCCCACCACTCGGAGGGGCTGGACACCTGGAACCCCGCCTACGTACGGCCGACCCGGACGCTGAACGCCGTTCTCGTGTTCCTGTCCTTCCCGGACTCCACCCCGCGGACCACCCCGGCCGAACTCGCCGCCGACCACTTCCCGGCCACCAGCCGGTACTTCGAACAGGCGTCGTACGGCAGGTTCACCCTGCGCCCCCACCCGCTGCGGCGCTGGATCCGGATGCCGCGCCCGTCCACCGCGTACGCCGTGCACCGCGACTGGAACGCCCGGGACCGCACCGCGTATCTGCGGGACGCGCTCGCCGCGGCCGACCCCCAGGTCGACTTCTCGCGCTACGACGTCGTCTACTTCGTCGCCGACCCGGACGCGCCCGGCGTCGACTCGGACGCGACGAAGGTCGTCAACCTGGACACCCCGCTGGTGGCCGACGGCAAGGAGATCCGGCGGGTGGTGACCGTCTTCGAACGGCACCCGCCGGACCGGCTGGTGCTCGCCCACGAGACCGGGCACGTCTTCGACCTGCCCGACCTGTACCACCGGCCCGCGGACGGCAAGGGCGACTGGGACACCTATGTCGGGGACTGGGACCTGATGGGCAGCCAGTTCGGCCTGTCGCCCGATCTCTTCGCCTGGCACAAGTGGAAGCTCGGCTGGCTGAACCCCCGTCAGGTGACCTGTGTGCGGGGAGGCGGGCCGACCCGGGTGACCCTGGAGCCAGTGGAGGCGGGCCCGGCGGGAGCGAGCCCGCCGGAGGAGGGTCCGTCGGTGACGGCCGCCGCCGGGCCGCCGCTGTTCGGGCTCGGCGGCGGAACGAAGCTGGTGGTGGTGCGCACCGGGAGCGACAGCGTGCTGGCCATCGAGGCGCGGGCGTCGATCGGCAACGACGTGACCGGGTGCCGGCAGGGGGTGCTGGTGTACCGGGTGCGCAGCGGGGCGGAGTCCGGTGGCGGCCCGATCGAGGTGATCGACGCCCATCCGCGCACCGGGGCCTGCGAGGAGTCCTCGGTCCAGCCCGCGCTCGCCGACGCCCCGATCGACGTGGGGGAGAGCTTCACCGTGCCGGGCGACGGGGTCCGGGTGGAGGTGGAGAACCGCACGGCGTCCGGCGCGTACACCGTCAAGATCACCACGGCGTGA
- a CDS encoding histidine phosphatase family protein, translated as MAPRILLARHGQTEWSLSGRHTGRTDVPLLEEGRLGAKLLGERLHRAPFDGLPGVEVRTSPLVRARETCELADFGDRAMCWDTLMEWDYGAYEGLTPGEIQAERPGWLIWRDGVPRGETLAEVTARADEVVAWARAEDRDVLVFAHGHILRSIGARWLGLPLDFAARIRLNPTSLSVLGWAYGEPALEHWNDVGHLA; from the coding sequence ATGGCACCGCGCATCCTGTTGGCCCGCCACGGACAGACCGAGTGGTCGCTGTCCGGCAGGCACACCGGCAGGACCGACGTTCCCCTCCTGGAGGAGGGCCGGCTCGGCGCCAAGCTGCTCGGGGAGCGGCTCCATCGGGCGCCCTTCGACGGCCTGCCCGGGGTCGAGGTCCGCACCAGCCCGCTGGTACGCGCGCGTGAGACGTGCGAGCTCGCCGACTTCGGCGACCGCGCGATGTGCTGGGACACGCTGATGGAATGGGACTACGGCGCGTACGAGGGCCTGACGCCCGGGGAGATCCAGGCCGAGCGGCCCGGCTGGCTGATCTGGCGCGACGGGGTCCCGCGCGGGGAGACGCTCGCCGAGGTGACCGCCCGCGCCGACGAGGTGGTGGCCTGGGCCCGCGCCGAGGACCGCGACGTCCTGGTCTTCGCCCACGGCCACATCCTGCGGTCGATCGGCGCGCGATGGCTCGGCCTGCCGCTCGACTTCGCGGCCCGCATCCGCCTCAACCCCACATCGCTGTCGGTGCTGGGCTGGGCATACGGAGAACCGGCCCTCGAACACTGGAACGACGTGGGCCACCTCGCCTAG